One Ictalurus furcatus strain D&B chromosome 7, Billie_1.0, whole genome shotgun sequence genomic window, catgcTTAGAAACACATGCTGATTCAGCAAGCAGATGAGCCACACATGACTCTGACACTAACTTTCTGCTGCATAGTGAGTTGAGCTAAATGTGTACTAGCCTCTGTGGCATTCACTTGATTTATTcagtaaaaaatgttttttcacatTGCTCAAAGCATTTTTGCCAAATATTGCATAGACCTGTTGCGTTTCCTCCTCACACAATATGGCTCTTATTAAAAAAGCCTGTTTGAATTGCTGACAAAGCTTGCATGCCGGTCATAATTTTTTACTAATGTTGTTCTTGGTCCAGTCTCAGTGAGGCCGTTTAAACATGCCAGGAATCTgtagcttttaaaaaatgtctaatGTGTGGCAACTAGTTTTGTGGGTGACCTATTAATAGATGTGTGTTGAAGTGTGTGCCAAGCTCCAGGAAGGGAGATGgtagtgtttgtttgtgtctggTTTAGAAAAGTCTGTGGGTTTGATTATTTTGCAGGCTTTTCCTGGTTCGAGTGCTGGCCACACGAAACACCAATTAATATCTACACACTCCTCCTCCACATACCACATATTTATGCCCCCCTcaccccctctgtctctctctctctcactctctgtcaggTGAATTTGCAGCGCAAGGCTATTGTCCAGCTTTTCCTGGAGAAGAGGGAGCTGCTGGAGAGCCTGCGAGTGAAGAGAGAAGGTACTGAGAGTAAATGACTTTCAAACATTAAGCACTTGATGTCAAACATGTCCTTTCTGGTGAATATATAATGGTTCTACATAATGACAAAGTAAAACTGGCAAGCACATGGTGTGATGTAAAAAGACAGTGAATTGACACCAAGCTTCATAAAAATGCTATAGACACATATTTTCTCCACGGTGGAGCTAAGTTATATTTAACTTAAAGCACGCTTGAGCATCGTTTGTAAAATATGCAGCAGTTTTGAATCGCTATCTAaggcaacaaaaaaagagaagagctTCGGATGATATTTACAGAGCCTTGGACAGCATGGCATCTTGGGTAAACTAATGGGCACGTGTTTCTAAAAGCTGCAACTAGAAGCAGGAGGCAGCATGCTGAGTGACAGGAGAAATTGCAGGTTTGAGCTGGACATGCACCCAGCAAAACCAACTGGCACGAGGGCTGCACAGGGTTGGCGGTTTTGGGGACATTCTAAATCAAGTGACCCCACTGCTGAAACCTGAAATAGGCTTAGTTTGTTATTTTGTGCAATTACGAATGCTCTTTGATAGCTCCTGCAATTATGCGATAAAGCATCTGGCCTAGTTAGGCAAGTGCAGAAGGAGCATGGTGCACtaacaggggggaaaaaaacagacattctGTGATAATGGACTGAAAAGTTGGAGAAATAAAGATTAGTTTATAACAGATGGGTGATTAGAGGCTTAttgaacagctgaaattctTCAACAGACACCTGATAACAATATGATATCAGAGGCAAAATGCTCAgaaacagtcttttttttttttgacgcaTGATTGTTCTCTTGCCTAAATATAGCAGCCCTCGGGGACAGCGTGAGGCTGCTAGTTCACCCAGTTTGCCAGCAATAACATTTTGGTGAAGTGCTTCTCTGGACCTCCTTTGATGTGTATGGTTTGTGGTCTGAGTTGTATCAGATTGTTCGGCTCACTTTTTGAAGGTCTGCTGAGAGTTCAGGCAGTGTTCATAAACCCAGACGCTCGAAAAAAACAGAACCTTTGGAacatatattaatttattaccATTAGCTGAATAGTAGCCATGACCATTGCTCTCTCCCCCATTCACACATGCAATCTTTACAGCTCCTTCAGGGTCATGAAAGATCCAGTGTCTTTATTCATACACAGGAAAGAGAGCATACTGTGCATGACTGTGATAAAACAATGGCTGAAAGGTGTAGAATGGAGGAAAGGGAAGAAAATATTTGACCATCTGGACAGACAATCAAGGCTTCAGTTGGTCAGCAAATGGTACTAGTTTAATCCATGGTATTTGTATCAGCACAGCTGTTCTATTCAGTAATTTGCTGAGGTCTCACACAGACACCTTGCTTCTTATCTCTCTAGCAGAGTTAATTCCAGAAacatttatgacttttttttcccaaaacatttctccttttttcctttattttgcaAGTTGGAGgggcaaaaagaaaaaatggaaatggaagGAAGGTGGCCTCTCACTTCGAGAGTAAGTTGAATAAATAGAGTTTTGCATCTACACATAATAATAGACAATTGCTAATTTTATTATCCCAAAGCTTCTCACGTGTGAAAAGTGTAGAATGGaggaaagggaagaaaaaattTTTAACATCTGGACAGGCCATCGAGGCCTCATCTGATCAAGAAATGGCACTAGGATAATCCATGGTGTTTGTATCCGCACAGCTATTCTATTCAGTATCACGCTGAGGTCTCACACAAACACCTTGCTTCTTATCTCTCTAGCAGAATTCATTCCAGAAGCatttatggcttttttttttcaaaaacattgatcctTTTTCCCTTTATTTTGCAAGCTGGAGGGGCAAAAGGAAGATACGGAAATGGAAGGAAGGTGGCCTCTCACTTTGAGAGTAAGTTGATAAAATAGATCTACAGATAATAATAGACAACTGCTAACTTGATTGTCCCCAAAGTTCTCAAATCTGCCTCTTGTTTTTAACAGTAACCAAAGATTCATTCAAAACAGGTAAGACAAAACAAGTCATTTTTATGGTTATAACATGTGGAGTGTAGGGTattaatatatgtgtgtatgttacaGTGGGGAATGAGGGAATCATTAAAGGATGGACTGAGCAGTACCTGAATATGACTCAAGCTGTGGAGTATAACACAGAGACGGGCACTTTTAAAGTAGTTCGGAGGGGTGTCTACTTCCTTTACTGTCAAGTAAGATGCTACAACTGTTCTTTTTACTTTAGTAACACATAGAtatgcatggaaaaaaaaatgtttgcttacTTGTTATCCTTTATCCAACTCTGGCACCTTCATGTCTTTGactcatttatttttccatctCATCACTCACTACTTCTCCTTCAGGTGCATTTCAGTGAGCAAAAGAGTCAGTATGTGAAGCTGGAAGTGACTGTCCCTCAGGGCCCCTCACTTCAGTGCATAGAGGGATACAGCACCACTCCAACCACAGGTTTTAAACAGTTCCACTTCCTGAAGCCGTGCCAGGTTTCTGGCCTCCTGCTTTTAGAGAAAGGCGCCGAGCTCAAGGCTGTGACCGGAAGTGATTTCAGCCTGAAGGACTCAGGCAAACATTACTTCGGCCTCTTCAAGGTGAATTAGTGGATCAGCCCCACAGTTCAGCCTCATTGACTGCATCATTTTTTGGAGGTCTACCACAGTCGATACTCACTGGCTGGACGAACCATTGTTGGTTCTTTTGTTAAACAAGTTAAACatctgtctttttgtttgtttttttgtttttttaatctgacaCATTTGATAGGGTCCCTGCAGTCATGGAGAATGGCTGCAACCAAGGCATGGATGTTTCAAGAGGCACCTGGAAGTAGTTGAAATAATGACTGTACACATACTGGTGCCCTAAATATGGCACTAATCAGGATGGTAAAGACTAGGAGACCATGACTGCTGGACAGTTACAGTGGATCTTTTTTGGATTGCCCTGGTTTGGACATAAGGGTATAAACACTGACTTCACCAACTGTGCTTAAACATTTACTTGTAGCCTGATAAGGACATAGTTCCAAACACATGGCTGCCTTCCCTAAACAGTGGCATGGGCAGGTTGAATGGAAGATTCAGTGTTGGTGTTGTTAAGTCTGGACACTAAAAGGTGCACATGTGAATTTCATCATTGATTGTTAGGTTGGATCAAATATTTGCTCTGACTAACATACAGTTGTCATTGGATCAGTTCAACTTTGAAAATATTGATTTACCAAATACACACCAAGTAGTACTCCTTATATGTCCTTATTATTGACCTTCACATACACTTCAACTGAAGCTTTAAGTGCCTAgtatattgtgatatatttttttatatgattGTGAAAATATAGTATAGATTGCCATGAAGTGGTGGTATGCTAACAACTTACAGTACTGCACTTCCATGTGTTCATTGCTATAGATAAATCTTGTAACAAAGTCACAATATacctatgttgttgtttttaaaaaatacaatgcaCATTCAAttcttaaagttttttttataggtAAAGTTACAGATTTTATACCAAGTTTATTGCATTTAATCTCACTGGTTAATCATGCGTGAAacaacttttcattttaaacaacgTATGTCAATGTCTCTTGGGCTTAAGACTACCATAAAAATGAGAGTTTAATTAGGTCTGAAATGGAATGTTTGCCATTTTAAATGCACATTGTGCTGATTGGATTTCCTAATCATACCCCAGCTTCCCTTTTGTATATCTGCAGCCCATTGTTTCCCCATGCCCTCGACTCTCACTTCCTTTACCCGTTGTAGTAAATAGCCGAAAAAACATGGAGAAGTAACATATTCCCATTTGTCTCCCCAATCTAGTCCTTCCCCCTTCTTCCTCTtgccatttttctttatttccacTTTTTGGGGTTGCTCCTTGCACACAATCCACATTTGGATTGCTGCAGGGGTTTCTGCTGTTCGGAAACGGCGTCCAAGATAAACTCGTCTGGGTTGAGGTGAAGTGTggaatggctgtgtgtgtgtgtgtgaatgtaaatgcaCGATCAGGGTAACTGCAATGGCAGTTAAAATTTCACAGCTCTTTAGCCTGAATCTGAATTAATATGTACatgatgtactttttaatttgatggaTCTTAAATGATCTCTTTGACCATTAAAAATCTAGTTGACTGAACCAAAGCCAAAATGAAAACAGAGCCAGAGAGTTCATAAGGGCCaaactgaatgtgtgtgagaagtTGCAGTTTCTATATGTTATAACTGTCATACATTGATTTTACACAATaaataaggttaaaaaaagtgtgGCAAAAATGCTATGGCTTCTTGTTTACCAGTGTATATGGTTTTAATGGCCAGGGTTTGACTCATCATGTGTACGAAACTAGGCACTGAGATGAATCACTTGCAAATTATTTCTTCTAATTACTAAAGGTTGAAAACAGTAATAACAGACATTCAAGACACGTCCCGTTTTACGCTAATGTTTCGCCCTTCCCATAATTAGCTGTTTGGTTTGCGAAGAATTAACACAGCTTTACATGTTTTCATTCGAATctttattacaaacaaaacaaaagaaaagaaagatgcaTTATTAACATGTTCCGTTCGTCCACCTGGAGTCAAATCACAACATAGCCACTGATTTGGAACTGGTTCGGAACTGCAGCTTACACAGTGAcacttattaataaatgaaatgttggaaaagaaacaaataaaaaatacaattacagAGTGGACAAAAAAAGGTGGTGCTTGATTCAAAACTTAGACTCTCCCAATTTTAGTCAAGCACTGAAATGTAAATTTCTCAGTCTTCACACAGGAGGTATGCAAGGGAGTAgagcaaataaattaaattttcaACTCATTATCTATCTCTTTGAGTTGAGGCCTAGCAAAGGATAATGTAAGAGCAAG contains:
- the tnfsf12 gene encoding tumor necrosis factor ligand superfamily member 12 isoform X2; amino-acid sequence: MHRIVQRRRAGPLRSAWSLLAAVALALAASSAVFTAWTWRQTRDLTRSVQNLRDRLDQVNLQRKAIVQLFLEKRELLESLRVKREAGGAKGRYGNGRKVASHFEITKDSFKTVGNEGIIKGWTEQYLNMTQAVEYNTETGTFKVVRRGVYFLYCQVHFSEQKSQYVKLEVTVPQGPSLQCIEGYSTTPTTGFKQFHFLKPCQVSGLLLLEKGAELKAVTGSDFSLKDSGKHYFGLFKVN
- the tnfsf12 gene encoding tumor necrosis factor ligand superfamily member 12 isoform X1, with the translated sequence MHRIVQRRRAGPLRSAWSLLAAVALALAASSAVFTAWTWRQTRDLTRSVQNLRDRLDQVNLQRKAIVQLFLEKRELLESLRVKREVGGAKRKNGNGRKVASHFETGGAKGRYGNGRKVASHFEITKDSFKTVGNEGIIKGWTEQYLNMTQAVEYNTETGTFKVVRRGVYFLYCQVHFSEQKSQYVKLEVTVPQGPSLQCIEGYSTTPTTGFKQFHFLKPCQVSGLLLLEKGAELKAVTGSDFSLKDSGKHYFGLFKVN